The sequence below is a genomic window from Flavobacterium lipolyticum.
TTCTTTTATCCTCGTCCGCAATGATTGGAAAATTAACGGTTGTATTCTGAGTTTCGTTAATGTCCTTGATCCACTCTAAATGGGAGTCTAAACCATCTACACTTAACGCGATAACTTTTGTATTTCTTTTGGTGAACTCCGGAAGGTAATTGGCAACTGTTCCCAATTCGGTAGTACAAACTGGAGTAAAATCTGAAGGATGCGAAAATAAAACACCCCAGGAATCACCTAACCATTCATGAAATTTAACGGGTCCTTCGGTGGTTTCTGCATGAAAATCCGGAGCGATATCTCCTAATCTTAATGTTGACATAATAGTATATTTTTTAGTTTCTCTAAAATTAGTCAAAAAAAGCACAAAGAAAACACCGATTTTCTAAAAAAAAGTTAAAGTTCTACATTCTCTATCTAATTAGTATTTAAAACTAAATTAAACTCAGAATCCAATACCAAATGCTAAGGGTAACAAATGAAATCGGGATTCCGAAACCAATCATCATACTGCTCAATCTCGGTTTCAATCCATAAGTCGAAGCTAAGATCGCACCTGTAATCATGGGAGCCATGGCCATTTCCATAATGGTTATTTTTATGGCTTCAGAATGCTGCTTTAAAATAAAAACGTATAAAACCAAAATGACCAACGGAACTACTACAAGCCGAAAGAAAAGTCCGAGGCGCAAAAATTGCCAATGCTGGCTTTTTCGGTCAAAAGTAAGCTGTAATCCAACCGAAAGTAAGGCCAAAGGAGTTACAAGGCTCCCTATTTTGACTAAAACAGACTGAATATTGGTATCTAAATCGTATTGAAGAACATTCAACAAACAGGCCACTAAAAATGTAATAAACGGAGGGAATAAGATGATCTTTTTTAAAATGCTAAGGGAATCCGCGCTTCCTTTAGAATAAAAAGCTGCTACAAAAACTCCAAGTGTAGAAACCACTACAAACGTTCCCGGCTGGTCTACAAGAATTGCAGTTTCTAAGCCTTTTTTACCAAACAGAGCCTCAATTATAGGGTAGCCTAAAAAAGAAGAATTGCATAGTCCCGCAGTTAAAATCAAACAGCCAATCAATTTGTTTGACCAGCCTAATCTTCTTCCGAGAAAATGAAAAAATACAAGGGCCAGTAGAAAACCAATCCAGCCCGACAGTATAGGGAACAATAATTCATTGCTCCATTTTATTTTCGGAATATGATACAATGTAATTGCAGGCAGACAGACATAAAGAACGACCTTATTTAAAACCTTATAAAGGTGAGTTGGAAATTGCTTTATGCGTTGTAAAAGTAAACCCAGTGCAAGAAATAGAAATATTTGAATAAAGTTGCTCATATCATTTAGTAGTCACAAAAATAGACATTTATTATGGGATGCATCACACAAATCAGACCGCTTCAATTCTTTTTTTGCTACTTTTAAGATCTAATTTCAAAAACAAATGCAATCGATAAGAGACAATTTTGAACGAATGGCAAGACTTTCAGATGCCGAATGGAATACTTTTTCATCTAAGCTCATCCGGGAAGAATTTCCAAAGAAAACCCCAATACTGAAAGCGGGTACCATCGAAAATTATCTTTCTTTTGTCGAAAAGGGATTGGTAAGATATTACATTCCCGGTGAAGATCACGACCGTACTTTTACTTTTGTATTCGATGGCGAATTTACAAGTGGTTATGATTCGTTTATCACAAGATTACCTGTCACATACACGATTGAAACCCTCGCAGAAACCGTTCTTTGGCGTATATCTTACGAAGATCTTCAGGATATTTATGCCGAAACTAAGATTGGTAATGTAATTGGACGCTTTGCCAGTGAAGGATTGTTTCTTAAAAAAACAAAAAGAGAACTTTCGCTGCTGAACGAATCCGCCGAGCAGCGTTATCTGAATCTGTTTACAGAACAGCCACAGCTCATACAAAGGATTCCTCAAAAATATCTTGCCTCTTATATTGGCATCACTCCACAAGCTTTGAGCAGAATCAGAAAACGCATTTATTAACCCAGGTTCATTGTTTTCAATTGCTTTACTGCGCAACTTTGTTAAAAAAAGATATGGAAACTTTAATTGTGTTACTAGGTGTTTTTACCATTACGTTGCTTTTGATAAAGCTAATCTCAAAAAAAATTGAAATTTTTCAGTCAGCCCGAATTGCCATGGCTGTCATGCTGGTTTTTACAGCTGTAAGTCATTTTGTATTTACCAGGGGAATGGCGATGATGGTCTCTTTTTTGCCCTGGCCAACAACAATTGTTTATGCAACGGGAATTATAGAACTCATGGCAGCAGTGGGCTTATTGATTCCAAAAACGAGAGTGCTTACCGCAAAACTGCTGATTGTATTTTTTATCGTTTTACTTCCTGCCAATATCTATGCAGCCGCACACAGTATCAATTTACAAACAGCCAATTATAGCGGAAAAGGCATTTCTTACTTATGGTTCAGAGTACCGCTGCAACTTTTGTTTATTAGCTGGGTATACCTCTCTTCCATCAAAAAGCAATCTAGTAATAAAGCAGTTACAACTTACTAAAACTCGCATTTTGTGTCACTTTAACCTGAACTTCTTTGCAGCATAGTTTCAAAATAAAATTAATTTTTAGTTAAAACTTTTTTTTGTTTCAAAAAACACCATACATTTGTAACATATTTTATTACAGTATGATTTCAGGTAAGTTTGCCATAACGATTCACATTTTAACTTTGCTCACTAAATTCCCGAACGATTTTTTGTCGTCGGAATTTATTGCAGGAAGTAT
It includes:
- a CDS encoding Crp/Fnr family transcriptional regulator, translated to MQSIRDNFERMARLSDAEWNTFSSKLIREEFPKKTPILKAGTIENYLSFVEKGLVRYYIPGEDHDRTFTFVFDGEFTSGYDSFITRLPVTYTIETLAETVLWRISYEDLQDIYAETKIGNVIGRFASEGLFLKKTKRELSLLNESAEQRYLNLFTEQPQLIQRIPQKYLASYIGITPQALSRIRKRIY
- a CDS encoding AEC family transporter gives rise to the protein MSNFIQIFLFLALGLLLQRIKQFPTHLYKVLNKVVLYVCLPAITLYHIPKIKWSNELLFPILSGWIGFLLALVFFHFLGRRLGWSNKLIGCLILTAGLCNSSFLGYPIIEALFGKKGLETAILVDQPGTFVVVSTLGVFVAAFYSKGSADSLSILKKIILFPPFITFLVACLLNVLQYDLDTNIQSVLVKIGSLVTPLALLSVGLQLTFDRKSQHWQFLRLGLFFRLVVVPLVILVLYVFILKQHSEAIKITIMEMAMAPMITGAILASTYGLKPRLSSMMIGFGIPISFVTLSIWYWILSLI
- a CDS encoding DoxX family protein, yielding METLIVLLGVFTITLLLIKLISKKIEIFQSARIAMAVMLVFTAVSHFVFTRGMAMMVSFLPWPTTIVYATGIIELMAAVGLLIPKTRVLTAKLLIVFFIVLLPANIYAAAHSINLQTANYSGKGISYLWFRVPLQLLFISWVYLSSIKKQSSNKAVTTY